The nucleotide window AATCGATTACGTGCTTCACGGTGACGATATGCAATTTGTAGAGGTGGAATTAGATCCACAAGAAACAGTTGTTGCGGAAGCTGGCAGCTTAATGATGATGGATGACCAAATTCGGATGGAAACAATTTTTGGTGATGGTGCAGCAGGTTCAGGCGGCTTGATGAGCAAATTAATGGGAGCTGGCAAACGTTTAATAACAGGCGAAAGCTTATTCATGACAACGTTTACAAACACTGGTGGAGGCAAGCGTAAAGTATATTTTGCAGCACCTTATCCTGGAAAGATTATCCCAATGGATTTAAGTCAATTAAACGGTAAAATTATCTGTCAGAAAGATGCCTTTTTAGCTGCTGCAAAAGGTGTATCGGTTGGGGTTGAATTCCAGCGTAAATTATCCGCGGGTTTCTTTGGTGGTGAAGGTTTCATCATGCAAAAATTAGAAGGCGATGGTATGGCTTTCGTGCACGCGGGCGGGACAATTTATGAGCGTAAATTACTGCCAGGTGAAACATTACGCATTGATACAGGTTGCTTAGTAGCGATGACACAAGACATACGCTACGATATTGAAATGGTAAAAGGTGTTAAAACTGCGTTATTCGGTGGAGAAGGTTTATTCTTTGCAACCCTTTCTGGGCCAGGTACAGTATGGGTACAATCCTTACCGTTCAGCCGTTTGGCAAGCCGTGTATTCGCAGCTGCACCAGTCTCTCAAGGTGGGGGCGGTAAAAGCTCCGATGAAGGCGGAATAGGCGGCTTATTTGACTTATTCAATAAATAATCTTTTCTATTGTTAAATTCTGCAGGTTCCTTTCACACAATGAAGTCAGCTAACAGGCCTGACTTTATTGTGTAAAAGGATTTTTTTATACATAGCTAAAATCTCCGAGGTTATCGGCTAAAGCAAGCTCTATTTCAAAACAAAAAAGTATGCAGCATATGCTGCATACTTATAAATGACCCGTACGGGATTCGAACCCGTGTTACCGCCGTGAAAGGGCGGTGTCTTAACCACTTGACCAACGGGCCATGGCTCCGAAGGCAGGACTCGAACCTGCGACCTGCCGGTTAACAGCCGGATGCTCTACCAACTGAGCTACTTCGGAATAATTGTATGGTGGGCCTAAATGGACTCGAACCATCGACCTCACGCTTATCAGGCGTGCGCTCTAACCAGCTGAGCTATAGGCCCTATAATGGAGCGGGTGATGAGAATCGAACTCACGACATCAGCTTGGAAGGCTGAGGTTTTACCATTAAACTACACCCGCATTTATGGTGGGTTTGGACGGAATCGAACCGCCGACACTTAGAGCTTCAATCTAATGCTCTACCAACTGAGCTACAAACCCACAAATGGCGGTCCCGACCGGGATCGAACCGGCGATCTCCTGCGTGACAGGCAGGCATGTTAACCGCTACACCACGGGACCATTTGGTTGCGGGGACAGGACTTGAACCTGCGACCTTCGGGTTATGAGCCCGACGAGCTACCACTGCTCCACCCCGCGATAATACTATAGTTTTATTAAATTGGTTGCGGGGACAGGACTTGAACCTGTGACCTTCGGGTTATGAGCCCGACGAGCTACCACTGCTCCACCCCGCGACAATACTATAAATTTTTAAATGGTGGCGGCAGAGGGAGTCGAACCCACGACCTTTCGGGTATGAACCGAGTGCTCTAGCCAACTGAGCTACACCGCCGTAATTTAGATTTCAATAATTTTATGATGGAATCTAACAGAATTAAACTGCTTTTCCATCTGTGCTACATACTAAAATGATATGGCGCGCCCGGCAGGAGTCGAACCCACAACCTTCTGATCCGTAGTCAGACGCTCTATCCAATTGAGCTACGGGCGCAAATATGTTTTAAAAAAATGGTGCCGAGGGCCGGAATCGAACCGGCACGGTGATCACTCACCGCAGGATTTTAAGTCCTGTGCGTCTGCCAGTTCCGCCACCCCGGCATTTTAGAATAGAAGACAAGGTGCTGTTCTTCACTAACCTACTTCTTCAAAATGCTTAAGATATTTTTATTCTGACAGTTTATACAATTTTATAAAACTGGTGAGCCATGAAGGACTCGAACCTTCGACCCTCTGATTAAAAGTCAGATGCTCTACCAACTGAGCTAATGGCTCTCTTTAAAGATGGTGGAGGGGGACGGATTCGAACCGCCGAACCCTAAGGAGCGGATTTACAGTCCGCCGCGTTTAGCCACTTCGCTACCCCTCCAACAAATAACTTATTGAAGTATAAAATTCCAATAAAAAAAGCGAAGCGACGTCCTACTCTCGCAGGGGGAAGCCCCCAACTACCATCGGCGCTAAAGAGCTTAACTTCCGTGTTCGGTATGGGAACGGGTGTGACCTCTTTGCCATTATCACTTCACTTGCACATGGATGTGCTGGCGTCTACGTTGTCACATGGATGTGACGTTCTTAGTAGACGTACCTTTAAGGTCTTCATACACTACACTATCCTTCGTCAACTTCCTGCGTTCATTCAGTTACGTACCTGAGTACGCGCCTTCATTCACTTAGTCGTTTCCTTGACTAGCTTGTGTCTTGAAACCCTTCTATTGAAAATTTGTTCTTTCAAAACTGGATAAACGTTTCATTGAATTTGCAATAAAATGTGGTTAAGTCCTCGACCGATTAGTATTCGTCAGCTCCATACGTCACCGCACTTCCACCTCGAACCTATCTACCTGATCGTCTTTCAGGGGTCTTACTTACTTGCGTAATGGGAAATCTCATCTTGAGGGGGGCTTCATGCTTAGATGCTTTCAGCACTTATCCCGTCCACACATAGCTACCCAGCGATGCCTTTGGCAAGACAACTGGTACACCAGCGGTGTGTCCATCCCGGTCCTCTCGTACTAAGGACAGCTCCTCTCAAATTTCCTACGCCCACGACGGATAGGGACCGAACTGTCTCACGACGTTCTGAACCCAGCTCGCGTACCGCTTTAATGGGCGAACAGCCCAACCCTTGGGACCGACTACAGCCCCAGGATGCGATGAGCCGACATCGAGGTGCCAAACCTCCCCGTCGATGTGGACTCTTGGGGGAGATAAGCCTGTTATCCCCGGGGTAGCTTTTATCCGTTGAGCGATGGCCCTTCCATGCGGAACCACCGGATCACTAAGCCCGTCTTTCGACCCTGCTCGACTTGTAGGTCTCGCAGTCAAGCTCCCTTATGCCTTTACACTCTTCGAATGATTTCCAACCATTCTGAGGGAACCTTTGGGCGCCTCCGTTACCTTTTAGGAGGCGACCGCCCCAGTCAAACTGTCCGCCTGACACTGTCTCCTACCCCGCTAAGGGGCATGGGTTAGAAGTTCAATACAACCAGGGTAGTATCCCACCGACGCCTCCTTCGAAGCTGGCGCTCCGAGATCTCTGGCTCCTACCTATCCTGTACAAGTTGTACCAAAATTCAATATCAGGCTACAGTAAAGCTCCACGGGGTCTTTCCGTCCTGTCGCGGGTAACCTGCATCTTCACAGGTACTATAATTTCACCGAGTCTCTCGTTGAGACAGTGCCCAGATCGTTACGCCTTTCGTGCGGGTCGGAACTTACCCGACAAGGAATTTCGCTACCTTAGGACCGTTATAGTTACGGCCGCCGTTTACTGGGGCTTCAATTCGCAGCTTCGCTTGCGCTAACCACTCCTCTTAACCTTCCAGCACCGGGCAGGCGTCAGCCCCTATACGTCACCTTACGGTTTTGCAGAGACCTGTGTTTTTGCTAAACAGTCGCCTGGGCCTATTCACTGCGGCTCTCATGCGCTTGCACGCTCAAGAGCACCCCTTCTCCCGAAGTTACGGGGTCATTTTGCCGAGTTCCTTAACGAGAGTTCTCTCGCACACCTTAGGATTCTCTCCTCGACTACCTGTGTCGGTTTGCGGTACGGGCACCTCTCACCTCGATAGAGGCTTTTCTTGGCAGTGTGAAATCAGGAACTTCGCTCATACGAGCTCGTCATCACAGCTCAACGTTATAGTGTGCGGATTTGCCTACACACACGCCTTACTGCTTGAACAGAGACAACCAACGCTCTGCTTACCCTATCCTACTGCGTCCCCCCATTTCTCAAACGGTGAGGAGGTGGTACAGGAATATCAACCTGTTGTCCATCGCCTACGCCTATCGGCCTCGGCTTAGGTCCCGACTAACCCTGAGCGGACGAGCCTTCCTCAGGAAACCTTAGTCATACGGTGGACGGGATTCTCACCCGTCTTTCGCTACTCATACCGGCATTCTCACTTCTAAGCGCTCCACCAGTCCTTCCGGTCTGACTTCAACGCACTTAGAACGCTCTCCTACCACGCATACCAACGGTATGCATCCACAGCTTCGGTGAATCGTTTAGCCCCGATACATTTTCGGCGCAGCGTCACTCGACCAGTGAGCTATTACGCACTCTTTAAATGATGGCTGCTTCTAAGCCAACATCCTGGTTGTCTAAGCAACGCCACATCCTTTTCCACTTAACGATTACTTTGGGACCTTAGCTGGTGGTCTGGGCTGTTTCCCTTTTGACTACGGATCTTATCACTCGCAGTCTGACTCCCGTGTATAAATATCCGGCATTCGGAGTTTGTCTGAATTCGGTAAAGCGAGATGCCCCCCTAGTCCAAACAGTGCTCTACCTCCGGTATTCTCAATCACGAGGCTAGCCCTAAAGCTATTTCGGAGAGAACCAGCTATCTCCAGGTTCGATTGGAATTTCTCCGCTACCCACACCTCATCCCCGCACTTTTCAACGTGCGTGGGTTCGGGCCTCCAGTAAGTGTTACCTCACCTTCACCCTGGACATGGGTAGATCACCTGGTTTCGGGTCTACGACCACGTACTAATTCGCCCTATTCAGACTCGCTTTCGCTGCGGCTCCGTCTTCTCAACTTAACCTCGCACGTAATCGTAACTCGCCGGTTCATTCTACAAAAGGCACGCTATCACCCATTAACGGGCTCTAACTACTTGTAGGCACACGGTTTCAGGATCTATTTCACTCCCCTCCCGGGGTGCTTTTCACCTTTCCCTCACGGTACTGGTTCACTATCGGTCACTAGGTAGTATTTAGCCTTGGGAGATGGTCCTCCCGGATTCCGACGGAATTTCACGTGTTCCGCCGTACTCAGGATACACTCAAGAGGGAATGACTTTTTGACTACAGGGCTTTTACCTT belongs to Solibacillus sp. FSL R7-0682 and includes:
- a CDS encoding TIGR00266 family protein; this translates as MKNHEIDYVLHGDDMQFVEVELDPQETVVAEAGSLMMMDDQIRMETIFGDGAAGSGGLMSKLMGAGKRLITGESLFMTTFTNTGGGKRKVYFAAPYPGKIIPMDLSQLNGKIICQKDAFLAAAKGVSVGVEFQRKLSAGFFGGEGFIMQKLEGDGMAFVHAGGTIYERKLLPGETLRIDTGCLVAMTQDIRYDIEMVKGVKTALFGGEGLFFATLSGPGTVWVQSLPFSRLASRVFAAAPVSQGGGGKSSDEGGIGGLFDLFNK